One genomic region from Aliarcobacter cryaerophilus ATCC 43158 encodes:
- the hypD gene encoding hydrogenase formation protein HypD: protein MEEKLQLKDLYDGFRDAKTIKAFKQIIDEDLKDYDGIINIMEVCGGHTHTIMKYGIPQLINKKINFIHGPGCPVCVMPKERIDSAYALSLQENVILVTLGDMIKVPGSNGSLQNARSQGADVRFVYSPMECIKIANENPNKTVVFFAIGFETTTPMTCALLEQVIKNDIKNILFHINHITVPEVMQVLVQDENCKIDAFLGPSHVSVISGSKIYEEFPRDYNKPVVVSGFEPVDVMQSLSMIVKQFKEKRADLEVEYKRLVSYEGNLKAQELINKYFKKVPFKFRGIGEVQNSGYELKNEYDNYNAKIVYKEILPTKEVKDNKACRCPEILKGVAKPTDCKIFGNVCTPSNPIGSCMVSSEGACSAYYKYGNLL from the coding sequence ATGGAAGAAAAACTACAACTAAAAGATTTATACGATGGTTTTAGAGATGCTAAAACTATAAAAGCATTTAAACAAATCATTGATGAAGACTTAAAAGATTATGATGGAATCATAAATATCATGGAAGTGTGTGGTGGACATACTCACACTATTATGAAGTATGGAATCCCACAACTAATAAATAAAAAAATCAATTTCATCCACGGACCTGGTTGTCCTGTTTGTGTTATGCCAAAAGAGAGAATTGATAGTGCATACGCTTTGAGTTTACAAGAGAATGTAATACTTGTAACTTTAGGAGATATGATAAAAGTTCCAGGAAGTAATGGAAGTTTACAAAATGCAAGAAGTCAAGGGGCAGATGTAAGATTTGTTTATTCTCCAATGGAGTGTATAAAAATAGCAAATGAGAATCCAAATAAAACAGTAGTATTTTTTGCCATAGGATTTGAAACAACAACGCCAATGACTTGTGCATTACTAGAGCAAGTAATCAAAAACGACATAAAAAATATATTATTTCATATAAACCATATTACAGTTCCAGAAGTAATGCAAGTTTTAGTTCAAGATGAGAACTGCAAAATTGATGCCTTTTTAGGACCATCTCATGTAAGTGTCATAAGTGGAAGTAAAATTTATGAAGAGTTTCCAAGAGATTATAATAAACCAGTAGTTGTGAGTGGATTTGAACCAGTAGATGTTATGCAATCACTTTCTATGATAGTAAAACAGTTCAAAGAAAAAAGAGCTGATTTAGAAGTAGAGTACAAACGACTTGTTTCATATGAGGGAAACCTAAAAGCCCAAGAGTTAATAAACAAATACTTCAAAAAAGTTCCTTTTAAATTTAGAGGAATAGGTGAGGTTCAAAATAGCGGATATGAACTAAAAAATGAATATGATAACTACAATGCCAAAATAGTATATAAAGAAATTCTACCAACCAAAGAAGTAAAAGATAATAAGGCATGTAGATGTCCTGAGATTTTAAAAGGAGTTGCAAAACCAACAGATTGTAAAATCTTTGGAAATGTATGTACTCCATCAAATCCTATTGGCTCTTGTATGGTAAGTAGCGAGGGTGCTTGTAGTGCTTATTATAAGTATGGGAATTTGTTGTAA